Below is a genomic region from Patescibacteria group bacterium.
GAACTCGTAAAACACGAAAAATCACGCCATAACCGTGTGTATTATCACCACAAAAGTATTGAAGGAAATGAAAAAGATTTAATACTATAACAAAACACCTCGCACAACTGCGAGATGTTTTGTTATTGAAGTTTCTTCAGTATCCGCTCAAATGATTTTGGATTATCCTTTGCTATACTCGAGAGTATTTTTCTATCAAGAGTGATATTTTTCTTTTTTAACTTATCAATCAACTTGCTATAGGGGAATCCTAATACGCGTGCTGCTGCATTGATGCGCACAGTCCACAATCGTCTAAAATCATTTTTCTTATCTCTTCGATGCGCGAATGCATGTGCCCCGGCGTGCGCTATAGCTTCGCGTGCCTGTCGTTCTTTTGTTGAACGTCCAAAACGATACCCCTTTACCTGTTTGAGCACATTTCTTCGTGTTTTTAATGAAATTGTTCCTCTTTTTACTCGTGCCATAGTATAGCTTTTATCTTATAGGTTATTAGTTTGTTAGTTAAGAAATCTACTTTTAGATTTATTGGTCATCTGTATTCTCACCTTTCTTTTTTTAGCAAGTTGTTTTGAGCGAGATTTTTTTGCATTAAAATGGTTCTGACCAGTCGCTCGCG
It encodes:
- the rplT gene encoding 50S ribosomal protein L20 — protein: MARVKRGTISLKTRRNVLKQVKGYRFGRSTKERQAREAIAHAGAHAFAHRRDKKNDFRRLWTVRINAAARVLGFPYSKLIDKLKKKNITLDRKILSSIAKDNPKSFERILKKLQ
- a CDS encoding 50S ribosomal protein L35 yields the protein MKTNKSFAKRIKITKTGKLIARATGQNHFNAKKSRSKQLAKKRKVRIQMTNKSKSRFLN